In a genomic window of Brettanomyces nanus chromosome 1, complete sequence:
- a CDS encoding uncharacterized protein (EggNog:ENOG41) has protein sequence MSFLQTDPASCAGNSAINKFNSRANMDSSINHQLQSNGRQQLQRPDFNKLHRIDAGLQNEFRDFGTQGSFQEYRQPSQMQQGSLQQLPQRGWVNDFQKMTISESQDQRMNQMDQQRDQHDQHNQMDQHNRQIYQHNQQMNQANQRSQQANVQQWSMEFNSLEQRQVRAQNSDSFQTAATKIKAEVSPVGFTRSYGYSNAPYTLQSGLQDSSTDSEAKIDFDSAFNNIEKQLSEHGNNIRVNNSEMNVKEKTMGPIGEVDKIKFAQLAQSVFNTMNSASPKNASNEMNEKFKQSKFMNLMDRISKREVEINDKKDKFVDSQGHDIRDDLPDPLKDLRDTDLRDLGPYDSAKAVHEKLGKDLSSTAWETTF, from the coding sequence ATGAGCTTCTTGCAGACCGATCCAGCGTCTTGTGCTGGAAACAGTGCCATTAATAAGTTTAATTCCAGAGCCAACATGGATAGTTCCATTAACCATCAATTACAGTCTAATGGTCGTCAGCAGTTGCAAAGGCCAGATTTCAACAAGCTGCATAGAATCGATGCAGGTTTACAAAATGAATTTCGAGACTTTGGAACGCAGGGCAGCTTTCAGGAATACCGTCAGCCTTCACAGATGCAACAGGGGTCACTTCAGCAACTGCCTCAGCGTGGTTGGGTCAACGATTTCCAAAAGATGACTATTAGCGAAAGTCAGGATCAGCGAATGAATCAAATGGATCAGCAAAGGGATCAACATGATCAACATAATCAAATGGATCAACATAACCGGCAAATATATCAACATAACCAGCAAATGAATCAAGCGAATCAACGAAGTCAGCAAGCAAATGTGCAACAATGGTCGATGGAGTTCAATAGTCTCGAGCAACGACAAGTCAGAGCTCAAAATAGTGACTCTTTCCAAACTGCAGCAACCAAAATAAAAGCCGAGGTATCTCCTGTTGGATTTACTAGATCATATGGCTACTCAAATGCTCCATACACGCTGCAGAGTGGTTTGCAGGACTCTTCAACTGATAGTGAGGCCAAAATTGACTTTGATTCCGCATTTAACAACATTGAGAAACAGCTATCGGAGCATGGCAACAATATCAGAGTAAATAACAGTGAGATGAATgtgaaggaaaagaccATGGGGCCAATAGGTGAGGTGGACAAAATCAAGTTTGCGCAATTGGCACAATCTGTATTTAATACCATGAACAGTGCTTCCCCCAAGAACGCATCGAATGAAATGAATGAGAAGTTCAAGCAGTCGAAATTCATGAACTTGATGGATCGGATTTCGAAAAGAGAGGTGGAAATTAACGATAAAAAGGACAAATTTGTCGACTCTCAAGGCCACGACATACGAGACGACCTTCCAGATCCTTTGAAAGACCTTAGGGATACTGATCTAAGAGACCTGGGCCCATATGATTCTGCCAAAGCTGTTCACGAAAAACTGGGCAAggatctttcttcaactgcaTGGGAAACGACATTTTGA